GACTCGTAAGGCGGGTCCATTAGCGCGATTGTCAGCGTTCCCATGTTGCCTCCTTTAATGCCAAACGACTTTGGCGCCCTGCTGCATCACCAGGTCCACCAGGTTATCCACATCCGACACCTGCACCCCGGAGACAATCCCATCCTTTTTTATCCCTCGCTCTCGCAGCGAGAACTCGTCGGCCAGCACCTTAACAGCTTTGGACGACTTGGAAAGGCCAGCCAGGGGGTTGTCCTTGATGCCGGGTCGTGTGGTCAAAACACCGTTCTGAATCAGGAACAACGTGACCTCGTTGCCCTTCTTGGCCAGATCGCCGGCCATGTGGTACATGTACTCGGGGTCGCCATACTCAAACGGGTCGCGGGATTCGATCAACACGTAGTTACCCATGCTCCCTCCTTATCTGTTTGAGAGTCAAAACCATCCGCCTCGTATAATTAACCGGTGACTACCTTGTCCTCTCCATCATACTTTAGCCTTATGGCCCCACCTCCCATCTGGCCCGCCTCCTGTGCTGGCGCCATTCTCAAGACTTCAAATCATACGAACATCGGGGAAATTACCCATTTTTCCGTCAGCGTAGGAGGAGTCGCGATAAGTTGAAATCCCTTACCCCCCTGGGATAAGGGCGAGGCGGATGGAAAAATCCCCTTCCTGACCTCCCCTTTGGCGAAAGGATTATAATAAGGCTTGAAAACTCGGGTCAACTTGGTTGCTATCAATATCTCTTATTAAGCAATCCGTATAAGTCGCAAACCAGTCCACTTAATCTAACACCTGATTGCTGCACGCCATGACTATCTCTGAGCAAAAGCCCTTCCCCGATGAGTTCTTCCAGCGCGTCGACGAGAACGACGACGCCCTGTTCTACGCCGCCCCGCGCTTCGTGGTGCACATTGATGACGAGGCCATAAACACCGTGGGCCGCATCATCGACGAGGCCGTCGCACCGGACTCTCGCATCTTGGACCTGATGAGCAGTTGGCGGACGCATCTGCCCGCGGGGTTTCCAAAGCTGGAAGTGGTGGGCCTGGGCATGAACGCCCAGGAGATGGAGGACAACCCCGACCTGGACGACTATGTCATCCACGATCTGAACCAGAACCCTAACCTGCCCTACGAGGACGAGAGCTTCGATGCCGTGCTGCTGACGGTGTCGGTGCAGTACCTGACGCAACCCGTGGAGGTGTTCAGGGAGGTGGCGAGGGTGCTAATCGAGGGCGGGCCCTTTGTTATAACCTTCTCCAATCGCATGTTCGCGAACAAGGCGGTGCGGGTGTGGCAGGCCTGCAACGACCAGCAGCGCATGGAACTGGTGAAGATGTACCTGGAGCGGGCGGGCGGCTTCACCGGCATCACCACCCAGGACCGCACTCCTAAGCTCTCCCGCTACACCGACCCTGTGTTCCTTGTTATGGGGAGGAAGGTCGCGCTCTAAGGCTCTAAATTAGCCAGGCTAGGCTGCTCACCTGCAAATAATCCTCGCCCTCTCGTGATTCCTGTGCCCTCCCCCGTTAGCCCTCACCATCGCCAAATTCCTCTCCAGCGCCTCCCACGCCCACGGCGCGCAGTTCTCACCCATACCCCAAGCCTCGCGCGGCGGCAAGACAATGTCCCCGTCCACCGGATCGCCGCAGGCTACGTACGGACCTAGACACACCGTCATGGCTGAGAGAGCGCACACTAACGCGGCGCGATGGTCGTGGTCGGTGACATCGGCAAACTGCTGTTCATGCTTGACCCCTGGCACCAGTAAGTTCAGCAGGCGCTCAAAATAGCACTCCCGCATCGCCACCTCCCAGAACCGGTCGCTGGCCTTGCGTCGCAGCGGCCCCAGCTCGACGAAGGCCGCGTCCGGCAGCAGCACCGACAGGAAGGCGTTGGGGAAGACTTCCAGCAGGCATTTGAGGTGTACAGGATCTGGCAGCGGGTTGGGGCCGAGCCGCCAGTAACCCTCCTCCTCCAATAGAAGGCACAGCCTGGCAAGGGTTGTGGCGTGCTGGTGCAGCTTCTGGCTCGACGGCACGCTGGTCTGCCCCGGCTTTCCTCGGTTTCTAAATACCCCGCGGGACAGCAGCGCGTCGGACGCGCGGTAGTGGCTCACCACCCGCAGCCCGCAGGTCAGCGGCCCGTCTATGCCTACCCCCTCGATTACCGTGCCCCTGGGCACCAGCGTTCGTAGGTCTCGCAGCCGCGTCGACTCGTCAGTACCGGTGTTAAAGCATCGCCAGGAAAGGCGGTTGCCGTCCAGGCGAAGAAGACATAGGCCCGTCGAGCGCCGAGTCAGGGAATAGCCCACGTCTATGCCGAGGAAATATCGCGCGGCGCGGGCCATAGAGAGCGGAGGCCCAGGGCCTCACTCCACCGCTATCCTTAGCCGCTTGTTGATGCGGCCCTTGCTCTCATGGCCCACCACTCGAATGCGCCCTACCTCTCGAGTGTTCGCCACATGGGTGCCGCCGTCGGCCTGCATATCCAGGCCCTGGATGTCCACCACTCGCACCTGCTGGATTTGAGGCGGCAGCAGGTTGATTTTAGTCCGTATCAGGTCGGGTATTTTGAACGCTTCATCGCGATGCAGAACTGTGGCATATACGGGCCGCCCCTGGGAAACCTCGGCGTTAACCTTTGCCTCTACCTGCTGCGCGAAGTCGGCGGTCATGCTTTCCAGCTCAAAGTCCATGCGCGCCTCCAGGGGCTTCATGTCGCCGCCGGTGACCTGGGCGCCGTAGTCTCGCCATATGACGCCGCACAGTATGTGCAGCGCCGTGTGCGTGCGCATAAGCTGGTGACGCCGCTCCCAATCGATTCGTCCTTTGACAACGCTGCCCGCGGCCGGCTTTTCGCCGTCGATTTCATGGACTACCACACCGCCCCTGCCGGACACGCCGGTAACTCTATACATGCGTCCCCCGAATTCCAGCGTGCCGGTGTCGCTGGGCTGGCCGCCGCCTCCCGGATAAAAGGCCGTGCGGTCCAGCACCACACCCTTGTCCGTAACTTGCGTTACCTTACCCTCGAACTCTTTTAGATAGCTATCCCTGTGGCACAAAAGCTCCGTCATAGCTGTCCTCTTATATAGGCCCCTTTATGCGGGCGAGTTTTTGACCACTTTCTCCTCGACAAATTTCACCAGATTTATAGTGTCCTCCGACTTCACTTCGCCCTCCGGACCCACCAGCACTATTTGCACCATTACGCGGCCTCGTGAAAAGACTACTACGTGGGCGTCAAAATTGCCCGACGCCGTCTTCACGTTCATCGCCAGGCCAATGGAATCGTCACCCAAAGGCGGCAGTTGCATTATCTGAGAGGTCAACTCGTCAGGCTCAATGCCGGACATCTGTGTGAAAACCTCGCCCATGGCCTGGCTGAAGATAGCGGGGTTCACCCCCTTGGCGAGGGTAATGGTAGATCTCGCCCCAGCCGGCGTAGCTTCTAGCGATATGGTCAAGCTGATAGCGACGAGCTCAGAGGTCCCCGAATCGAAGGTGAGGGCGCGGGCGGCGATCTCCTCGTTATAAGTAGCTACGGACTCGGTTAATTCATCATATCCTTGGCTGGTAATAATGGCGGCTATGGAAATGTCCAGCCTGGACAGGGACATGGCCTGGAGGTCGTAGCCCTGGCTTATGGCCGCTTCACGTCCCTTCAGGTTCCCGGCAGGCGGCGCCGTTGGGGAAGGTGTAGCTGTGACCTGGCCGGATATGATGCCCTTCACCCTCGCGTCCATCCGCTGCGCCAGCCGCAGGGCCGCTGGATTGTAGTCCGCCTGCTCCACCGATATAACGTCCACGCTCAGGACCGCCGTTTCATGAAGCCATATTACCGATGTCACTATAATGTCCGCGAAGGTCAAGCCCGCCGTCACCCGCACGCCGCTGGCGCCGCCCCCCAACGCCGAGGCGTCGAACTCCGCCACCGACCGCAGGACCGCCCCCTCGATATCCTGGCCCTGGTACCTGCGCAGGTCCTGAAGCTCCTTGGTCATAAAGCTTCTGGCCGAGCGCGCGCTGTCGAACACGCTGATAATGCTCTGCACGAAGAAGAGGTCCTGGCGATGGGAATAGGACGACGCGTAGCCCTCCACATAACCCGAGACTTCCAGCAGCTCGGCGGAGTCCAAGGGGTCTATGGTGTCCTCGGCAGCCTGGGACGCGTCAAAGGGCCCGGTCACCTCCATGTCCCGCGTTAAGCCTTGGAATTCGGCGTCGATGTCCGCCTGGGTTAAGACCATAGCCGCCATTCTCGACTGGCTGAAAACCGGCGTCGGAACAGGCGTAGGGGTAGGCGTGGGCGCCGGGGTGGGAGTGGCCGTGGCGGTAGGGGTGGGACTGGGAGTTGGGCTGGGCGTAGGGGTGGGAGTGGGGGACTTGCAGGCCATGGTAAGGAGTATCAGTAAGGCCATGGCCCAAATCAAAAGGGATCGCATATACACTCCTGTGCAGGCCCTGCCCCGGCTGTTAGCGCGAATAATTTCAATACGTTCGAGCCACTCTATCAGGTGGCCTAGCGGCGGGCAAGGCTTCTATTGCTCCTCCTACACCCCAATGCTACCCTTACTTCACACCGTCGGGAGGCGTCTTATGTCAGCGTCCAAGGTCCCCGTTTACCAGAACTACATCGGCGGCCGGTGGGCCAGTTCTACCTCAGGCCGGATCTATACCGTCACTAACCCCGCGCATAACGACCAGGTCCTGGGCGCCGTCCAGGCCTCCACCGTCGACGACGCCGAAAAGGCCGTCGATGCCGCCGCCAGCGCCCTCGCCGCCTGGGCCGCCACCCCCGCCCCTCAGCGAGGCGCAATCCTATACAAAGCCTTCGAACTGCTGCGCGAGCGCGCCGAGGACTTTGCCCACACCATTACCCTGGAAGAGGGCAAGCCTCTGTCCGACGCCCGCGGCGAGGTCAAGCGCGCCATGAACATCATCGAGTACGCCGCCGGCGAGGGGCGGCGCATGTTCGGCTACACCACGCCGTCGGAGCTGACCAACACACTGGCCTACACGGTGCGGCGGCCCTTGGGAGTCGTCGCTATTATCACGCCATGGAACTTCCCCTTAGCCATCCCTGCCTGGAAGATAGCCCCGGCCCTGGTCTGCGGCAACACAGTGGTCTTCAAGCCCGCATCGTCCGCGCCTCTGAGCGCCGTCAAGCTGGCGCAGTTATTCGAGGACGCCGGCCTGCCCAAGGGTGTGCTGAACCTGATCACCGGCCCGGGCGCGTCCGTAGGCGACTTCCTGGTCAACAGCCCTGAGGTCAAAGGTGTCTCCTTCACCGGCTCCACCGAGATTGGCGCACGCCTCTATTCCCAGGGCGCGGCCAAGCTGAAAAAAGTGCAGTGCGAGATGGGCGGCAAGAACGCCGTCATCGTCCTCGCCGACGCCGACCTGGACAAGACCGTCGGCGGCGTGGTGCAGGCCGCTTTCGGCTCCACGGGCCAGCGATGCACCGCCACCAGCCGCGTCATTCTGGAAGAACCCATCTACAACGCCTTTATGGACGACCTGCTGAATCGCACCGCCAAGCTGAAAATCGGCGACGGCATGGAGCAAGGCGTGGACGTGGCGCCCGTTGCCAGCGAGTCGCAGTTCAACAAGATCATGGAGTACATCGGCATCGGGGCGGAGGAAGGCGCGCGGCTGGCTTACGGCGGCAAGGCCCTGACGGGCAAGGCCTACAAAGGCGGCTACTACATCCAACCCACCATCTTCACCGATGTAAAGCCTGACATGCGCATCGCCCAGGAGGAGATCTTCGGCCCCGTCCTCACAGTCTTCAAGGCCAAAGACCTGGACGAAGCTATCCACATCTGCAACAGCGTCCAGTTCGGCCTCTCGTCCTCCA
The genomic region above belongs to SAR202 cluster bacterium and contains:
- a CDS encoding sulfur reduction protein DsrE yields the protein MGNYVLIESRDPFEYGDPEYMYHMAGDLAKKGNEVTLFLIQNGVLTTRPGIKDNPLAGLSKSSKAVKVLADEFSLRERGIKKDGIVSGVQVSDVDNLVDLVMQQGAKVVWH
- a CDS encoding aldehyde dehydrogenase family protein, whose amino-acid sequence is MSASKVPVYQNYIGGRWASSTSGRIYTVTNPAHNDQVLGAVQASTVDDAEKAVDAAASALAAWAATPAPQRGAILYKAFELLRERAEDFAHTITLEEGKPLSDARGEVKRAMNIIEYAAGEGRRMFGYTTPSELTNTLAYTVRRPLGVVAIITPWNFPLAIPAWKIAPALVCGNTVVFKPASSAPLSAVKLAQLFEDAGLPKGVLNLITGPGASVGDFLVNSPEVKGVSFTGSTEIGARLYSQGAAKLKKVQCEMGGKNAVIVLADADLDKTVGGVVQAAFGSTGQRCTATSRVILEEPIYNAFMDDLLNRTAKLKIGDGMEQGVDVAPVASESQFNKIMEYIGIGAEEGARLAYGGKALTGKAYKGGYYIQPTIFTDVKPDMRIAQEEIFGPVLTVFKAKDLDEAIHICNSVQFGLSSSIYCSDLTRAFKYVDQVDAGMVHINSPTLGGEVHLPFGGTKASGVGAREQGTEAVNFFSEVITVYVDYAGRRPQAKFI
- a CDS encoding alanyl-tRNA editing protein; the encoded protein is MTELLCHRDSYLKEFEGKVTQVTDKGVVLDRTAFYPGGGGQPSDTGTLEFGGRMYRVTGVSGRGGVVVHEIDGEKPAAGSVVKGRIDWERRHQLMRTHTALHILCGVIWRDYGAQVTGGDMKPLEARMDFELESMTADFAQQVEAKVNAEVSQGRPVYATVLHRDEAFKIPDLIRTKINLLPPQIQQVRVVDIQGLDMQADGGTHVANTREVGRIRVVGHESKGRINKRLRIAVE
- a CDS encoding class I SAM-dependent methyltransferase — translated: MTISEQKPFPDEFFQRVDENDDALFYAAPRFVVHIDDEAINTVGRIIDEAVAPDSRILDLMSSWRTHLPAGFPKLEVVGLGMNAQEMEDNPDLDDYVIHDLNQNPNLPYEDESFDAVLLTVSVQYLTQPVEVFREVARVLIEGGPFVITFSNRMFANKAVRVWQACNDQQRMELVKMYLERAGGFTGITTQDRTPKLSRYTDPVFLVMGRKVAL
- a CDS encoding DUF429 domain-containing protein — protein: MARAARYFLGIDVGYSLTRRSTGLCLLRLDGNRLSWRCFNTGTDESTRLRDLRTLVPRGTVIEGVGIDGPLTCGLRVVSHYRASDALLSRGVFRNRGKPGQTSVPSSQKLHQHATTLARLCLLLEEEGYWRLGPNPLPDPVHLKCLLEVFPNAFLSVLLPDAAFVELGPLRRKASDRFWEVAMRECYFERLLNLLVPGVKHEQQFADVTDHDHRAALVCALSAMTVCLGPYVACGDPVDGDIVLPPREAWGMGENCAPWAWEALERNLAMVRANGGGHRNHERARIICR